The following is a genomic window from Fibrobacter sp. UWH6.
ACCATTGTGGGCATGACGTTGGAAGTGTTCTTTCCGGATCTTCCCAGTTCTGCCATGGGCATGGCGCTGACCTTGTTGACCAACCATCTGTCGGATCAGCGTGGGCAGGTTTCTGCGGATCCCTTGACCAAGCTGAATAACAGGAACCAGTTTAACATTTATCTGGATCGTCTTATCCAGAATCCGCCTGTCGAAGGCAAGGCTTACTTGTTCGTGCTGGACATGGACAAGTTCAAGCATATCAACGATGACTTTGGCCACATGAAGGGTGACGAGGCCTTGCTCATTGTTTCCAATGTCCTCAAGAAAGTCTGTGGTCCGAAGGGGCATTTTATTTCCCGCTTTGGCGGTGACGAATTCGTGGTGGTGGCCAAGTACAATGGCGAGCAGGAGTGCGATGGCCTTGTGCAGGAAATCAAGGCCGCCCTTGCCGAGGCATCCGCAAACTTTGTGTGCCCCTTATCTGTAAGCATCGGCTATGATGCGGTCAAGGAATCTGGCGAGACCATTCCCGACCTGTTCAATCGCGCAGATAAAAAGCTGTATAAAATCAAGAAGTCTCGCTAATGCAAATTTCAAACAACAAAACCTTCCTAGGCCTTAAGGAATCGATTTTCTC
Proteins encoded in this region:
- a CDS encoding GGDEF domain-containing protein, whose protein sequence is MPIRHSGVRALFVRSVLVAITSCLLYIGTYPGFFGADGIFLTRAFNGLYFAVTALLPWMWLVYMVRRVFIKPSLSTWIRILISLPVAFFAVASILSIWNGWVFYVDAADGYMRGPLYLPYVAILGVYLLVPMFGCLSRAFNKRFYVDRSMYLSLSSFGFFTIVGMTLEVFFPDLPSSAMGMALTLLTNHLSDQRGQVSADPLTKLNNRNQFNIYLDRLIQNPPVEGKAYLFVLDMDKFKHINDDFGHMKGDEALLIVSNVLKKVCGPKGHFISRFGGDEFVVVAKYNGEQECDGLVQEIKAALAEASANFVCPLSVSIGYDAVKESGETIPDLFNRADKKLYKIKKSR